CAAGGACACCTCGGTCACGGACTCCTTCCGCGAGTCGGCCGGGCACTACGCCGACACGGTGCGTACCAGCAAGGATCCCCTGCTGAAGCTGGTCGGGGACATAGCCGGCGGCGCCGGTGACCTGGCGGGCGACCTGGGCGGGCGGCTGCGCAACCGCTTCGGCGGCCAGGGCGGCCAGAAGGCGGACGGCGGCGTGAAGACGGACGGCGGCCCGGCCGGGGACGGCAAGGATTCCGGCGACGGGGCCGGGAAGCCGGCGGGCGACGGGACCGGGGACGGTCAGAGCGAGGGCTGAGCCCCCGGCGCCAGCGCTCCGCACAGCGCGGGGGCGGCGGGCCGGGCCGTGGCGTACGGGTCGGTGACAGCTGGGCCGCCGCCCGCGTCGGAGGCCCGCGCTCCCGCCAGGAGCGGCTTCAGGGAGCCCGTGGTGTCGGCGCCGCACGCCTGCGGCCCGGCCTCCACGGTGCTGGTCAGGAGCTCGGCGCGGTGCATGCGCAGGTCCTCGCGGTCGAAGCGGAAGTGCACCACGCGGTGGACCGTGAAGAGGGACGCCGCGGCCACCGGACCCACGCCCTGGGAGGCCGGGCGGAGCGCGTAGGTGTACGTGTGGTCCGCGGTGACGTCGAGGGTGTCGGGGCTCGTCTCCTCGAAGCGGAGGGTGCCCTGCACCCGGGCGGCGGGCTCCGCGAGGGCCACCTGCCGGGGGTCGAAGCGGACGAGCCAGGCCGCGAGGGCGTGCCGGCCGTCGTCGGCGGGGGACTCGACGCTCCGGTCGAACTGTTCCAGCAGGTCCGGGTCGAGCAGCAGGCGCGCGGGCCGGACGGTGGTCCCGGAGAGGACGTCGGGCTCCAGGGCGGAGGCCACCAGGTATTCCTTGGCGATGCTCAGGCCGGTGACGACCTGGCTCTCGGCGAAGTGGGACGTGCGCCCCGCGACGGGCAGGTTGATGCCGGCGGCGCCGGTGCGGTACTCGGCGGCCGGGCTGTGGGCGAAGAGCTGGGTGGGTGCGCCGCCCGGGACGGGGCCCTGGGGGGCGAGCGGGACGACGGTGGTCCGCAGCGGCTCGGCCCGCTGGTCGACGGGGGGCTGGTACGGGTTGCGCACGCCGAGGTAGATGGCGGTGCCGAAGGCGAGGAGGATCAGCAGCACCAGCAGGACCGCCTGGCGGGAGCCGCTCCGGCTCTCCCAGGAGGAGCGGCTGCGGACGGCCTGGGCGTGCCCGCCCATCCGTTCCTGGGCCGAGAACTCCTGGAGGTGGGCAGCCCGGATGAACGCCTCGTCGAAGACGACGGATCGGTATTCGTCCTCACCGCCGGGGAGCCCCTCGGGTGTCCCCTCAGGCGGGTCGCCACGCCCTGCCATACCTTCAGGGTAGGTCCGCCGGGGCTTCGGTAAACGCCCAGGTACACGACAAGTTCGGAAGAATTCCGCCGTCAGGGTGTGCCGAGGAGCGCGCTGCGCCTAACGGGGTGATGCCGACCGGGCCGCGCGGGCGGCGGCGGGGGCCTGGACGGAGGCGTGAGCGGGGGCCTGGACGGCCGGTGGGGCGGGGTTCGGGTTCGGTGTGTCGACGCCGGTGGTGGCCGGCGGCGGGACCTGGTCCTCGTGGTTGGCGGCCGCTCCGCGGTAGACGGCACTGAAGGCGAGGGCGACCATGCCGACGCCCATGACGAGGGCGAGGATCCAGGCGACGGGCCGGAGCCAGCGGGCGCGGCCCCGGTAGGGGCGCAGGGCGCCGCCGTGGCGGCCGTAGGGGCTGGCGTCGTCGCCGATGTCATCGGGCTCGTAGGTGAGGCCGAGGGGATCGTGGCCGTCCTCGTACGGGTCGTCCTCGACGGATCCGCCGCCGGCGCGGGCGCGGGCGGCCTCGGCCTCGGCACGGGCCTGGGCGGCGGCGAGGAGCCGCTCGACCGCGGTGGGCTCGTGGATGGTGGCGGCCCTGACGAAGTCCTCGTCGAAGACCACGTCGGCGTGGACCTCGTCGGCGCCTCCGCGGTCGACAGAGTCCTCGGGGTCCCCGCCGTCCTGGAACGGCCTGCCCCCCACGTCGTCCGGCACGGATTCAGAGTAGACCCGGAAGGTGGTTTTGGGCAGGGAGAGTGCGAAGCCTCCCTGCCCGTCCCTCCCCGTACCGATAAGGAGGTGTTACCGCACGTGACCGTCACCGGTGACGATGTACTTGGTCGAGGTCAGCTCGGGAAGGCCCATGGGGCCGCGGGCGTGGAGCTTCTGGGTGGAGATGCCGATCTCGGCGCCGAAGCCGAACTGGCCGCCGTCCGTGAACCGGGTGGAGGCGTTCACGGCGACCGTGGTGGAGTCGACCAGCTGGGTGAAGCGGCGGGCCGCGGCCTGCGAGGTGGTGACGATCGCCTCGGTGTGGCCGGAGGACCACATCCGGATGTGCTCGACGGCCTTGTCGAGGGAGTCGACGACGGCGGCGGCGATGTCGTACGAGAGGTACTCGGTCTCCCAGTCCTCGGGGGTGGCCGGGACGACGGTGGCCTTGGAGCCCTCGGCGAGGGCGAGGACCCGCTCGTCGGCGTGGACGGTGACGCCGGCCTCGGCCAGGGCGGCGAGGGCCTTGGGCAGGAAGGCCTCGGCGACGTCCCGGTGGACGAGGAGGGTCTCGGCGGAGTTGCAGACGCTGACCCGCTGGGCCTTGGAGTTGATCAGGATGTCGACGGCCATGTCGAGGTCGGTCTGGGCGTCGACGTAGACGTGGCAGTTGCCGGTGCCGGTCTCGATGACCGGGACGGTGGACTCCTCGACGACGGTCTTGATCAGGGAGGCGCCGCCGCGCGGGATGAGGACGTCGACCAGGCCGCGGGCGCGCATCAGCTCGCGGACCGATTCGCGGGACTCGCCGGGGACGAGCTGGATCGCGTCGGCGGGCAGTCCGGCGCCGCCGACGGCGTCGCGCAGGACGGTCACGAGGGCGGTGTTGGAGGCGTAGGCGGAGGAGGAGCCGCGGAGCAGGACGGCGTTGCCGGACTTCAGGCAGAGCGCGGCGGCGTCGACGGTGACGTTGGGCCGGGCCTCGTAGATGATGCCGACGACGCCGAGGGGGACGCGGACCTGGCGCAGGTCGATGCCGTTGGGGAGGGTCGAGCCGCGGACGACCTCGCCGACGGGGTCGGGCAGCGCGGCGACGTCGCGGACGTCGGCGGCGATGGCCCGGACGCGCTCCGGGGTGAGGGTCAGACGGTCGATGATGGCCTCGCTGGTCCCGGCTTCGCGGGCCTTGGCGATGTCCACGGCGTTGGCTTCGACGATCTCGGCGGTACGGACTTCCAGGGCGTCCGCGATCGCGAGGAGCGCGTCGTCCTTGGCCGCGCGCGGGAGTGGCGCGATTTCGGCGGCGGCGCCACGGGCCCGGTAGGCGGCCCGGGTGACCGGGGAGAGGTTGTCGAGGGGCGTGAGCGAGGTCATGTCCGCAGGGTACTGGCACCCCTGCGGACATCCCTCACGTATCCCGCACTCCGAGACGTACCTCCGTCGGCACGAGACGGTCGTCCGTCCGTACGTGCGCCCGTCAGTAGGGGTGGACGCCGACCGGTGCGGCGGGTGGCGGGCCGTAGCCCTCCGCGATCCGCTGGTGGTAGGTCTCGCGGTCGATGACCTCCAGGCCCACGATCTCCCAGGGCGGCAGCTTGGCGGTCTGCCGGTGCTCTCCCCACAGCCGCAGGGCGACGGCCGCCGCGTCGTGCAGGTCGCGGGCCTCCTCCCAGTACCGGATCTCGGCGTGGTCGTTGGCATAGCGGCTGGTCAGCAGGAAGGGGTGGTCATGGGCCAGTTGTTCGAGCCCGCGCCGCACCTCCTTCAGCGGTGACTCCACGCCCGACACACTGAGGGTGATGTGCCAGAGTTTGGACACCGGCCGTTCCTCACGTGTCTCGGTGGTGGTCTCGGTCTTGCTGTCCGTGGACCTGTCTGACCTGTCCCGTGCCTCGTCGAAGTCGGCTCCGGCCTCGACACTGGTCAGGGCGCGTTCGGCAGTCCCGCGGGGCGGTGCCCCTGGGCGCGCTCGTCTCACCGGCGGCCTCCTGTGTGATGCGTGTGGTGCTGTACCCCGCCTTGTCTTACCCCCGAGACAAAGTTGACCAGCCCGAGGCGGCACATGGGGCGGTTTTGGTAAACGTCCCTTCCGGATGGCCAGACTTTCAGCCGTTTCGGCGTCGGCCGAATCAGCGGATGACGACCAGGTCGTCGCGGTGGACGACCTCGCGCTCGTACTCGGGTCCGAGGTCCTTGGCGAGCTCATGGGTGGAGCGGCCGAGCATCCGGGGCAGCTCCTTGGCGTCGAAGTTGACGAGGCCGCGGGCGACGGCCCGGCCGGAGGCGTCGCGGAGCTCGACGGGGTCGCCGGCCACGAAGTCGCCCTCGACGGCCGCGACACCGGCCGCGAGCAGGGACTTCTTGCCCTCGACGACGGCCCGTACGGCTCCGTCGTCGAGGCTGAGGGAGCCCTGCGGGGTGGAGGCGTGGGCGAGCCAGAGCAGCCGGTCGGCGGAGCGGCGGCCGGTGCGGTGGAAGTAGGTGCCGGTGTCCCGGCCGGCGAGGGCGTCGGCGGCGCGGCTCGCGGAGGTGAGGACGACGGGGATGCCGGCGGCGGCGGCGATCCGGGCCGCCTCGACCTTGGTGACCATGCCGCCGGTGCCGACGCCCGCCTTGCCGGCCGAGCCGATCTCCACGTGGGCGATGTCGGCGGGGCCGCTGACCTGGGCGATCCTCGACGTGCCCGGCTTGGACGGGTCGCCGTCGTACAGCCCGTCGACGTCGGAGAGCAGCACGAGCAGGTCGGCGCGGACGAGGTGGGCGACGAGGGCGGCGAGCCGGTCGTTGTCGCCGAAGCGGATCTCGTCGGTGGCGACGGTGTCGTTCTCGTTGACCACGGGCAGCGCGCCCATGGCGAGGAGCTGGTCCAGGGTGCGGTACGCGTTGCGGTAGTGGGCGCGCCGGCTGGTGTCGTCGGTGGTGAGGAGGACCTGGCCGACGCGGACGCCGTAGCGGGCGAAGGAGGCGGTGTAGCGGGCGACGAGGAGGCCCTGGCCGACGCTGGCGGCGGCCTGCTGCCGGGCGAGGTCCTTGGGGCGGCGGGTGAGGCCGAGCGGGGCTAGTCCGGCGGCGATGGCGCCGGAGGAGACGAGGACGATCTCCTTCTCGCCGCCGCTGCGGACATT
This is a stretch of genomic DNA from Streptomyces sp. R44. It encodes these proteins:
- a CDS encoding glutamate-5-semialdehyde dehydrogenase, yielding MTSLTPLDNLSPVTRAAYRARGAAAEIAPLPRAAKDDALLAIADALEVRTAEIVEANAVDIAKAREAGTSEAIIDRLTLTPERVRAIAADVRDVAALPDPVGEVVRGSTLPNGIDLRQVRVPLGVVGIIYEARPNVTVDAAALCLKSGNAVLLRGSSSAYASNTALVTVLRDAVGGAGLPADAIQLVPGESRESVRELMRARGLVDVLIPRGGASLIKTVVEESTVPVIETGTGNCHVYVDAQTDLDMAVDILINSKAQRVSVCNSAETLLVHRDVAEAFLPKALAALAEAGVTVHADERVLALAEGSKATVVPATPEDWETEYLSYDIAAAVVDSLDKAVEHIRMWSSGHTEAIVTTSQAAARRFTQLVDSTTVAVNASTRFTDGGQFGFGAEIGISTQKLHARGPMGLPELTSTKYIVTGDGHVR
- the proB gene encoding glutamate 5-kinase: MTEARRIVVKVGSSSLTTASGGLDADRVDALVDVLANVRSGGEKEIVLVSSGAIAAGLAPLGLTRRPKDLARQQAAASVGQGLLVARYTASFARYGVRVGQVLLTTDDTSRRAHYRNAYRTLDQLLAMGALPVVNENDTVATDEIRFGDNDRLAALVAHLVRADLLVLLSDVDGLYDGDPSKPGTSRIAQVSGPADIAHVEIGSAGKAGVGTGGMVTKVEAARIAAAAGIPVVLTSASRAADALAGRDTGTYFHRTGRRSADRLLWLAHASTPQGSLSLDDGAVRAVVEGKKSLLAAGVAAVEGDFVAGDPVELRDASGRAVARGLVNFDAKELPRMLGRSTHELAKDLGPEYEREVVHRDDLVVIR